A stretch of DNA from Drosophila teissieri strain GT53w chromosome 4, Prin_Dtei_1.1, whole genome shotgun sequence:
AAGTTTCGTCTGTGATCAAATTTAACCAGACACCTCTACCCCCAGAGAATTTGGCTAGGTATGAACAACCCGACAGGAGAAGCTTGACAAGTGGAAGTCCACAGTACCTAAATGCACTACAAAACTCTCAAATACGCAACCCATCGCCAATACCTTTTAAAACTTCTTTGAATGAACAGACTTCGTGGCCTCCAAAAGGCCTACTAAAGGGAACTCCGATCTCTCCGCTGCAGAACCACGTTCAAACCTTTAACAAATGTGCCAGGGGTTGGCGATCTACACCAGTCAAGCAACAGTCCTATTCAAGTCAATACACCTCACCATTAGCTGGAAACTTACCGTACTCAGATTTTTAGGTGTTGCTTTAGCAACTAAGCGATTTACGACATAAACCAATTATTTACAcgattataaaaaaaaatatttaatgtgtttgtttatttttcctttaaaattataatggTACTGCatcgaaaaataaatgcaattgtttAACTTGCCAAGATTTTTTTAAGATTGGAAAATTTTCCGTCTGTCCGAATGTACgcctcgatctcaggaactataaaagctagaaagttgagattaagtatgtagattccagagacgCAACGTGCCACGTCCAcgcaattgaaaatgtttgattatttgttatttaattgtcttttctattttattttttttccctaatttctatcgatgtgCGAAAAATATGTTAACATTTCTCGTTCGTTCTTCCATTAGCTAAGAAACGCGTATCTGACGCAATGTAAAATCGCCTATTATAATAGTTGTGCAATTCATTAATGTTATACTACTATTCTACCTAAAAGCAAACTAATAACATGAGTCAAAACGAAATACGCGTTCAACGTCAAAGAGACAAAGACAAGCGTCGTCTAACGCGTATTACTCATTTGTATCTCTGCAACCCGCGCGTTAGGGTGGGcatgtttggcaaatcgagagaaatttacaagactaaaaaaatgtgaaaaaacatttttcaaaagtgtgggcgtggcagtattgggcggtttgtgagcgtttgggtgggcgtggcagaaagttttttttggctaatcaatagaaattaacaagactaatacaaaaaatcaaaatattatttaaagacGTGAGCTTGGCAGCTTTGCGCGGttagtgggcgttagagggggcaaggcaaaaagtttttccgtcaaaaaattacatttttcaaaagtgtgggcgtggacgTTTTCgtcgatttgtgggcgttaatatgggcgtggcaacatatctctggagtctacatgctgaatctcaactttttagcttttataattcctgagatctcgaagTTTATAAGGACAgaaagacagacggacatggccagatcgactcggctatagatcctgatcaagaatatatatactttatatggttggaaacgcttccttctaccatttacatattttttaacaaatctagtatacactTTTCTTCTACAattaacgggtataactaggTTAGATTTTTAAGAGATGAAGGAAGTTAATCTTAGTAAGGAAAGGAAACGATTAAGGGCAACGAAACTATTTTAATAATGTGATGATGACCCGGATAACTCCCTACTTCGGGATACGATTCTTTATTCCAGCGCATCAGTTCGGTTTTCAAGTGGAACATTTAGCTCATGTAGTTCAaagcaaaatatattataatatattaaagaaAACCCTAGTAGATTTctccttttttattaaacaaaatatttattgatttaaattttaaaatgtcagAATAAAATAACTGGATAAGCGGTTTCGAATGGTTATAATGTTAGTTCAtctgtaaaaagtaaaaagcaaTGGTGCTCTCGCAATAACCAGTCTTATTTTGGATGCCAAATAACCAGATGTGGTCTAACAACGAATAATAAGGGTAAACGATGCGGTTCCTAGAGGAGGGGTAGGGTCTTaaaggcagaaaaaaaaaggtttttacAGATTTTTTTTGGGCATACGGTGAAAGTAAATTTACTTCTGATTATTGTACATTAAAGAGTAGTAATTGAACTATATTCTGTGAAGTGTtggttgaaaaatattaaaacaattttcaattttgacCGAATGGCAGCAATTCTTCGCAGGCGCctcagaaaaaatacattttgcggTGTACGTCATACCTCAGCACTGGATCATCTGATATGAAATAACCAAAgtttttccatcaatttttatGTTCCTCTAGGTATTTCTGtcaagtttttccatttttttttaaatttgtgaaCTTTTTACAAGacttaaaagtgaaaataccgatttttggacaaaattcATGACTATTGTtgcttataataaaaaaatttaaatcaaaaacaaaaaatctcGACAAAGTTACCTAATAAATTATGTAAGGAAATACTGTAAAATACTCTAAAAGCAAACGCGCGCgtacaaatgtatgtatgtatatagattcATTATTACTTGCAGGTCTATAACATAAACGAAggatttataatttataatagttatttattttataggACTATAGGAATTACAAGTAGTGTTCGTATTTGTATTAAACAGACCGCAATTTTGAAATGGGCCCTTTCCAAACACGCTGTCAtctgaaaaaaatgtattttatatactAATTAAAAGAAATCAGTAAGGTTTGAAGTTTTTAATGAGTAATCTTAACTTAGgttggaaaatatataatacatagtTTAGTGACCAAAGAAAATGTTCTTAAGCAAGAAAGTCGATCTTTTCAAATTTGAGAGCATGTCTTTCTGTCATATCGAAAACCTTTCACTTGGTTTTATCTTTGGAAAACCGGTTAAAAATTCGATAGACAATATCAGCATCGTTATGACAAATAAGCGAACGCACATGCATGTGTAAAATGGGTAGAATGCGTATCCCGGCacatcaattaaaatatagaCCGAAATAACAGAATTACGATCCGCATTCGAAAATTGTAAATGTTGTATTGCGATAAATCTTTACTTGTACAGAACGATGTATAAAATCAGAACCATTCTGCCCAAAAATACACAACACAACTCTATTTGTTAAAACAAGATGACAAGGTGATCCAGATGCTTACTTTAAGTAACATTACTTATGGCTTTTCAATCCGTTGTATCAGTTATCAGGTGGTTATAAACAAGCAAAagagtaaataaataacagaCAAACATATCCCTTGCTAAACCCGAATAATGCGCCACAAGCCAACGATGTAACATACCTTGGCGTCCACCTTGACGGCTTACATGGCGGAGCTTTGAAAAGTTACTTAAAACTACAGGACAATAGCCTTCTTTGGCCGCTCGCTCGTTCTCCCCCTTTGCATGGGCTTTAAGATCCTCAATTAAAAATCTACGTTTAAGCCAGTGCGGACTTACGGATCCCAGCTATGGAGAAACACGAGTGGCAGCAATATCGACCTTATTCATTCTAAGGCACCTTTGTATTAATTCTAGCCAAGCCCGCCTACAACGTAATGATCAGCCAGCTCAACAATCATAGCCACAACTTCCTATTCAAtcagtaaattaaaaatattgaaatatatttatattgaaaaaatatataataaatgttattatcTACATTATTTCTAATGTAGTTAACTTTACtgtttaatataataaacaaatctttttttttttacactgatcttttaactttttaaattgagCAATAAGCAATAGGGCATTCCAATTAAAACtggtaattattaaaacaaaataaataatattaataataggGAATATTCTTTTATGATGATAGATCTTGGAGACTTTGGTTTATTTACAGAATATTGTTTcataaactaaatattattattgaaaaacccctatatatcaaatatttaaagtgtgCTTTTGGCGAAGCTAGACGTTTAAAATATTCTATCCTAGAACCTGAACTGTGGAACATTAGCTAAGACGATATTAGCTGAAAATAATTGACGACACATTCCTGGTAGGAGACGCGGATAACTTAGTAGTAGTGATCCCAGCACGCCACTTCCATCCAGGCGGAATGAATATCATGCTGAATGCTTATGAATATCAACAACGCCATTCTAAATGGCTCCGAAGTTTAGGCTGAAATGCTGAGATCCAAAAGCAGACTAGATGCCACTATTGACTGATTAGAGAAGCGTTAGACTTGTTAGCAAGAGAACGTAAGACCCTGTAAGAGGTtcgaaaagcggggaaaattaaaatataagtaatCTTAGATCAAGACCCTTGACCTCTGGAAAAAATGAGGGACAGCGAAGGCACTGAGCACGGCGCGCCGACGCACTCTTCTATGTAAATAAAGCACGCATAGGTCATGGATATTTTAgttcgtacatacatatatggacgGGATGGACAAGACCATTGATGCCCCCCGCTGTGTGTATGCAGATGCCGAACTAGACAACGCAAAGCACACAGTGTTCCACTGTGTACGGACAAATTTCGTCAAAAAATATTGTGCCCAAGATGTGTAAAAAAGGAGAGAACTGGAGACTGATTTCCGGTTTTATAAGAGATATTCTTGGGAGAGTGATTTAAAAAGCGGGGGGTATTAGGTGAGTGCGAGCCCAACATTTTCGCCGGTAATATGATAATGATGAACGCATATATTTAAGATAAGAGACACGttcaatataatttgtattaaaaaaagaaaaagatcGAAacgatatttttaaaagtatcCCTAAACTAAACCAGAAAGCGTAATGCGTAAGCGTAATTTTAATGATCTTATCAACTTACCTtaatgttatttatatatcATAATGGAAATTCTATTAGTTAGTCATCTCTCTTTAAGATACATATGCTCCTTAAGACTTGAAATATATAACAACACTTTTGCTGATATGATAGTTATCATTGCAGTGTAAGCCCTAATCCGAATGGCAGCACTAGTTTGCATTGCTGCAGGTTGCTCACCTGTTCCAagtgaaaattttaaaaaattatgaaattataataattttgttcTTACCGGTTAATACATGAACCCTAACAGAAGCTGGAATGGCTCCATTTGGAACACATGTATAGTTTCCAGAGTCCCTTAATGAAGCTCGCGTTAGCATCAGTCGACTCGTGGTTCCTATATCAGTTTTTTCCGTTTCTAAACTTATTCCTCCGCGAAGTGAATCAAAGTCAATAACTGATGAGCCATGATACCTTTTAGATATTAAGATAATTTGTAAAAAGCTCTTTGAAAGCTCCTGGTTTCTTACCAAATCACTGATGGTGCATGGATATTAACTGAGCAAGCCAGGGCAATAGTGCTATCCCGTTTTACATGAATTTCCGTTGATCCAAGAATTTTTGCTCGAGCTGatttaaaaatcaaagataatttttatttggatCTAGATAAATAGCCTTACATTTTGTGTCGTAAAAGCGCTTCTCAGTTTTTAAGTCTTGGAAGTCATTGCCAGCTGaaaatttgcacaaaattaAGTTTAGCACAAGATTTTATGCGTGTAAGCAAATCCATGAATTCTTTGTGAAAATGAGGCCTAAAACAAGAAAGCGGTTCTCAACTATCATAAACCCGTATTCAACTAAATGCAAGTAAtgttttttcgttgttttttaaACAGAAAAGCGTGTGTTTTCGAATCAGCTACATAGCAATCTGATATaaattttctagcttttatgaGTCTTTTGGTTATCAGTTGATATCAGAACCCTTTGTAAGTTGAAAGAGAATCTGAAAGTGTATGTTTAAtatattcacatttttatggGACAACCACAGCAGACATTCGTTTCTTCGTGTATATTTATTCGCACACTCTTATGGTGCGCTTCTCACTATGTGGACCAACatccaaaaatattatatatctttaatataaaaactttataaTAAAAGCCGGAGCTAACtacattttctatttaaatattcatatataccTATTATTTGCAGACAAATCGCTAAGTTTATTTTAGGCTCAGTATTCACTTGACACTCATATACGCCGCTGTCTCGTGGCTGTGCATAATCGATTTTTAAGTCCCAATCTTCACTGCCTGGTGGATGTATTACAGAAAATCGTTGATCGCCGGTGTACGTATAAATGTTCGTTGTAAGAATGTGAAGGTCCCGCTTACGCATCCATGATacctaaaataataataaaagtatttattaattttatttaatagatAAACAATttcgggacaaggaaaagCAATATAGTCGATTCCTTGGCTATATGATCACCGCTATAAAAATCAttcggaaaaaaaaattggcttTTACGGTCTTCAGCGTGTTAAGCCCCTCTATTCGCCAGACCCCGACAGAATCTCCGGCTGTGTGCTTGGATTCTGTGCCAAAGCCTTGTGCAAGCCTCTAGTACTATTGTTTaccttatctctggaatcttcgTAGgtcccccatatatggaaagagtcctttgtgatcctTCTCCATAAAAAGAGGTAACAAATAGTGGATGCaagtcacatccggtgtcccacaagggagccactGTGGTCCGCTCCGTTTTATCTTATATATTACTAATGAATAAAACATTCGCGTGTACTTAGGTATGGTCCCGTGATAACGTACTAAACTTTAATGGCTcgaagtgtaaagttatgacctgTCGCGTCAACCCAAGACACGCGATTTACACTCCAGTAGCTGCTCTTCGAAAAAAGAATAACACGGGTTAATGATCtgcttggtgttcttctggaccctaaacaaacatttttataccatATTTCGTCTTTCATGTCCGGAGTCTATCATTGTAAAAATAACTTTGAGTTGCATGAccagagtattatgttctgactataacAGACTTTATCCCATAATATATGAATCTTTTTGGTTAGATATAGACAAGCTTGCTAGAATAATTTAGGtcttaaaacatttttaattttcacatatttaatttgcatattgtCTCTAAAACAAGCTTGTTCACTAGAAATGGAAGATAATCCCCACGCAAACTCAAGAGGATAGTGGAAAAGGGGGAGCGAAGGGACAGCGCGTGAGAGCGGAATGAAGGCTTCGGGAGAAAACTGGTACTCGACATTGCCTTCAGAAATAAAACGTTATTTTAGTGTGAACCCATATATTGTTCAAATTGAAGTCTCAAAGTCGAAGAGACGTCTATTCAACGTGTGACTAAATGTatcaagagagaacgctatagttgtGTTCCCCCGACTATgtaatacccgttactcagctagtgaaagcGCGAAGGAGGcacttcaacactgacagtttttggcggattgtgggcgttagagggggcttggcaaaacgttttttggcaaatcgatagaaattagcaagactaataaaactatgaaaaacaattaaaacattttccaaaagtgtgggaaattagcaaga
This window harbors:
- the LOC122622908 gene encoding zwei Ig domain protein zig-8 isoform X1, which translates into the protein MSRGKHATFSDNSPIKIKPFIILVLNLNIWCQNISATSYLTLNDLTNSERPYFDDISPRNVSAVIDEIAILRCRVKNKGNRTVSWMRKRDLHILTTNIYTYTGDQRFSVIHPPGSEDWDLKIDYAQPRDSGVYECQVNTEPKINLAICLQIIAGNDFQDLKTEKRFYDTKSRAKILGSTEIHVKRDSTIALACSVNIHAPSVIWYHGSSVIDFDSLRGGISLETEKTDIGTTSRLMLTRASLRDSGNYTCVPNGAIPASVRVHVLTGEQPAAMQTSAAIRIRAYTAMITIISAKVLLYISSLKEHMYLKER
- the LOC122622908 gene encoding zwei Ig domain protein zig-8 isoform X2 codes for the protein MYNINKKTLQDEVKYISDLTNSERPYFDDISPRNVSAVIDEIAILRCRVKNKGNRTVSWMRKRDLHILTTNIYTYTGDQRFSVIHPPGSEDWDLKIDYAQPRDSGVYECQVNTEPKINLAICLQIIAGNDFQDLKTEKRFYDTKSRAKILGSTEIHVKRDSTIALACSVNIHAPSVIWYHGSSVIDFDSLRGGISLETEKTDIGTTSRLMLTRASLRDSGNYTCVPNGAIPASVRVHVLTGEQPAAMQTSAAIRIRAYTAMITIISAKVLLYISSLKEHMYLKER
- the LOC122622908 gene encoding zwei Ig domain protein zig-8 isoform X3, which translates into the protein MEADLTNSERPYFDDISPRNVSAVIDEIAILRCRVKNKGNRTVSWMRKRDLHILTTNIYTYTGDQRFSVIHPPGSEDWDLKIDYAQPRDSGVYECQVNTEPKINLAICLQIIAGNDFQDLKTEKRFYDTKSRAKILGSTEIHVKRDSTIALACSVNIHAPSVIWYHGSSVIDFDSLRGGISLETEKTDIGTTSRLMLTRASLRDSGNYTCVPNGAIPASVRVHVLTGEQPAAMQTSAAIRIRAYTAMITIISAKVLLYISSLKEHMYLKER